In one window of Aerosakkonema funiforme FACHB-1375 DNA:
- a CDS encoding DUF2996 domain-containing protein — protein MAEETNHNEAGENAPSTVDKQAPSVAEENAPSTDSPATTDIPTANAPDPTAVNPEANPNAAEEKPAKAKAAAKKPPKAEAEAGGDTEEKPAKKPAGKKEKAPGVEDKPFADFVQQDYLPAITAALAKQGVNDLQLSFEKQKIPIIGFAKEPECWQIIGSWNKGLRQFRVYFFNEDIQGQRAFSFAENGGKPSTLEPFLIDERKITLDLLVFGVVQRLNAQKWLVRN, from the coding sequence ATGGCAGAAGAAACCAATCATAACGAAGCAGGAGAAAACGCTCCCAGCACTGTCGATAAACAAGCGCCCAGCGTGGCTGAAGAAAACGCTCCCAGCACCGACTCACCTGCGACGACAGATATTCCCACTGCAAATGCACCCGATCCCACAGCAGTAAACCCAGAAGCGAATCCTAACGCCGCCGAGGAGAAACCTGCCAAAGCAAAGGCAGCTGCGAAAAAGCCTCCCAAAGCAGAAGCAGAAGCAGGTGGCGATACAGAAGAAAAGCCAGCCAAAAAACCTGCTGGCAAAAAAGAGAAAGCGCCCGGTGTTGAAGATAAGCCGTTTGCAGATTTTGTGCAACAAGACTATCTGCCAGCTATAACAGCAGCACTCGCCAAACAAGGCGTTAATGATTTACAGCTATCTTTTGAAAAGCAAAAAATTCCCATTATTGGCTTTGCCAAAGAACCGGAATGCTGGCAAATTATCGGCAGTTGGAACAAAGGTCTGCGTCAGTTTCGCGTCTATTTCTTCAATGAAGATATTCAAGGACAACGCGCTTTTTCCTTTGCGGAAAATGGCGGCAAACCGAGTACCCTCGAACCTTTCTTGATCGACGAACGCAAAATAACTCTAGATTTGTTGGTGTTTGGCGTCGTCCAAAGATTGAATGCACAAAAATGGTTGGTGCGGAATTAG